The Rhododendron vialii isolate Sample 1 chromosome 6a, ASM3025357v1 genome includes a window with the following:
- the LOC131329594 gene encoding uncharacterized protein LOC131329594 isoform X3: MLGATLLFGIGRRANVIPPYLAGCKVRHLMNLRNTCSTETTCQSYDDAYEKPGVTEIAIMEQNAGNQQERIDQTTLKY, translated from the exons ATGCTGG GTGCGACGTTGCTGTTTGGAATAGGACGGAGAGCAAATGTAATCCCCCCCTATCTCGCTGGGTGCAAAGTAAGGCA TTTGATGAATCTTCGGAACACCTGTTCGACGGAAACTACATGCCAGAGTTACGATGATGCCTATGAAAAGCCAGGTGTAACTGAGATTGCTATCATGGAACAAAATGCAG GCAACCAACAAGAACGCATTGACCAGACAACCCTCAAGTATTAG
- the LOC131329589 gene encoding phosphatidate cytidylyltransferase 1 — MQRGHSGSAPSTPTARIRHRRRSNEIPAELSKLDGNHFLADDENKYKSLWIRTYSTLWMLAGFAFIIYLGHLYIWAVVVVIQIIMAGELFNLLRRAHEDRWLPGFRLLNWHFFFTAMLFVYGRILSQQLVDTVTSEKFFYKLLSGFIKYQMVICYFLYIAGFMWFILTLKKKKMYKYQFGQYAWTHMILIVVFTQSSFTVANIFEGIFWFLLPASLIAINDVAAYIFGFFFGRTPLIKLSPKKTWEGFIGASVATMISAFVLANILGRFQWLTCPRKDLSTGWLQCDPGPLFKPDYYSLHGWVPQWFPWKEISVFPVQWHALGLGLFASIIAPFGGFFASGFKRAFKIKDFGNSIPGHGGFTDRMDCQMVIAVFAYIYHQSFIVPQIYPVEVLLDQIIRNLTFEEQKELYMKLGQIFQELKAPFEA, encoded by the exons ATGCAAAGAGGTCATAGTGGTAGTGCACCATCAACACCCACTGCTCGAATTCGGCACAGGAGACGTTCAAATGAG ATTCCTGCTGAGTTAAGCAAATTAGATGGAAACCATTTCCTTGCCGATGACGAGAACAAATACAAATCACTGTGGATTCGCACATACTCCACTCTGTGGATGCTTGCAGGCTTTGCATTTATTATCTATTTGGGTCACCTTTATATTtgggcggtggtggtggttatcCAAATAATTATGGCCGGAGAGCTGTTTAATTTACTCAGACGAGCTCATGAAGATAGGTGGCTTCCAGGATTTAGGCTCCTCAACTG GCACTTTTTCTTCACAGCGATGTTGTTTGTATATGGCCGCATTCTCAGTCAGCAGCTTGTGGATACTGTAACTTCGGAGAAATTCTTCTATAAGCTTTTGAGTGGCTTTATCAAGTATCAGATGGTTATTTGTTATTTCTTATATATAGCAG GATTCATGTGGTTCATCCTTacattgaagaagaagaagatgtatAAGTATCAGTTCGGCCAGTACGCATGGACGCACATGATTCTCATTGTTGTCTTCACCCAATCATCATTTACGGTGGCCAATATTTTTGAAGGCATCTTCTG GTTTCTTCTTCCAGCATCACTTATTGCTATCAATGATGTAGCTGCTTATATCTTTGGCTTCTTTTTTGGGAGAACACCTTTGATCAAGCTATCTCCGAAGAAAACATGGGAGGGTTTCATTGGAGCATCGGTAGCAACCATGATCTCAGCATTTGTG CTCGCGAACATCTTGGGCCGTTTTCAATGGTTGACTTGTCCACGGAAG GATTTATCAACTGGTTGGCTTCAATGTGATCCTGGTCCGCTTTTTAAGCCAGATTACTATTCTTTACATGGATGGGTTCCTCAATGG TTTCCATGGAAAGAGATATCAGTTTTTCCTGTTCAATGGCATGCTTTGGGCTTGGGTTTATTTGCGTCAATTATAGCACCTTTTGGAGGATTCTTTGCAAGTGGCTTCAAGAGAGCTTTCAAAATTAAG GATTTTGGTAATAGTATTCCTGGACATGGTGGCTTTACTGACAGAATGGACTGCCAG ATGGTTATAGCCGTCTTCGCCTACATCTATCATCAATCTTTCATTGTTCCTCAAATCTATCCAGTTGAGGTGCTTTTGGATCAG ATAATAAGGAACTTGACTTTTGAGGAGCAAAAAGAACTGTACATGAAGCTTGGGCAGATATTCCAGGAGCTAAAGGCACCTTTTGAAGCATGA
- the LOC131329592 gene encoding grpE protein homolog 2, mitochondrial-like isoform X2: MSLYRITSGFQRTVRNSLLVYARRPIVIDSNEFHSLRHYENKVVTSVVSLSHNSPLNASVFRRLGFWSSASPETTETDAARSKNNDSESDLSMEDLLKVLAEKEELLKGKDKAIEMMQEKVLLADAEMANVMLRTRREAANSQKFAIQSFAKSLLDVADNLARAASVVENSFSKIDASKDTAGAVPLLKTLLEGVDMTEKQLLEVFKKSGVEKYDPTNEQFDPNRHNAAFQVPDASKPPGIIAIVLKPGFVLHDRVLRPAEVGVTVDMANQ, from the exons ATGTCGCTGTATAGGATTACTTCAGGTTTTCAGAGGACCGTCCGAAACTCATTGCTAGTTTATGCTCGCCGTCCCATCGTAATCGATTCCAATGAATTCCACTCTCTTCGTCACTATGAAAACAAG GTGGTTACCAGTGTCGTGTCATTATCACATAACTCACCCCTCAACGCATCTGTTTTTCGACGACTTGGATTCTGGTCATCTGCGTCTCCTGAAACTACTGAAACAGACGCTGCCCGGTCTAAAAACAATG ATTCGGAAAGCGATTTATCCATGGAGGATCTGTTGAAAGTTTTGGCAGAAAAGGAAGAACTGCTGAAAGGGAAGGACAAAGCAATTGAGATGATGCAAGAAAAAGTTCTCCTGGCTGATGCTGAAATGGCGAATGTCATGTTAAGGACAAGACGTGAAGCAGCAAACTCGCAAAAATTTGCTATACAG AGTTTTGCAAAGAGTTTACTGGATGTTGCAGATAATCTGGCTAGAGCTGCTTCTGTTGTTGAAAACAGTTTCTCAAAGATTGATGCGTCTAAAGACACTGCTGGAGCAGTGCCCCTTCTCAAAACACTTCTTGAAGGTGTTGACATGACGGAAAAGCAACTTCTAGAG GTATTCAAAAAGTCCGGAGTGGAAAAATATGACCCGACAAATGAGCAATTTGATCCTAATAGGCATAATGCAGCATTCCAAGTTCCAGATGCTTCTAAGCCCCCAGGCATTATAGCTATCGTTCTGaag CCAGGATTCGTGCTGCACGATCGAGTTCTTCGGCCAGCTGAAGTAGGCGTAACAGTAGACATGGCTAATCAGTAA
- the LOC131329594 gene encoding uncharacterized protein LOC131329594 isoform X1: MGSPMTQNLINAGCDVAVWNRTESKCNPPLSRWVQMLVYSPPRKICFEDVVLNLKLVLFAWSLMNLRNTCSTETTCQSYDDAYEKPGVTEIAIMEQNAGNQQERIDQTTLKY; encoded by the exons ATGGGCTCACCAATGACTCAAAATCTTATAAATGCTGG GTGCGACGTTGCTGTTTGGAATAGGACGGAGAGCAAATGTAATCCCCCCCTATCTCGCTGGGTGCAAA tgttggtcTACTCGCCACCAAGGAAAATCTGTTTCGAAGACGTTGTGCTCAATCTAAAACTTGTCCTATTTGCATGGAGTTTGATGAATCTTCGGAACACCTGTTCGACGGAAACTACATGCCAGAGTTACGATGATGCCTATGAAAAGCCAGGTGTAACTGAGATTGCTATCATGGAACAAAATGCAG GCAACCAACAAGAACGCATTGACCAGACAACCCTCAAGTATTAG
- the LOC131329596 gene encoding mitochondrial pyruvate carrier 4-like isoform X2 — translation MTAPVSKLLEVHFWAPTFKWVISIANVADFSKPPEQLSYPHQTVVAISGLIWSRYSTQIIPKNLNLVSVNLTMAATGFYQLSRKIQHDYYPEPEPAEAKE, via the exons ATGACAGCACCTGTATCAAAATTATTGGAAG TTCACTTTTGGGCTCCAACATTCAAATGGGTGATCAGCATCGCTAATGTTGCTGACTTCTCAAAACCACCTGAACAGCTCTCCTATCCTCATCAAACTG TTGTTGCAATCAGTGGACTCATTTGGTCTCGCTACAGCACGCAGATCATCCCC AAAAACTTGAATCTTGTTAGTGTCAATCTCACAATGGCTGCGACGGGCTTTTATCAACTGTCACGCAAAATTCA GCATGATTACTATCCTGAGCCAGAACCAGCTGAGGCAAAAGAATGA
- the LOC131329592 gene encoding grpE protein homolog 2, mitochondrial-like isoform X1, which yields MSLYRITSGFQRTVRNSLLVYARRPIVIDSNEFHSLRHYENKVVTSVVSLSHNSPLNASVFRRLGFWSSASPETTETDAARSKNNGTHTKTSEDTTHPDKKEASSSEYIEVTNQKVESDSSSESQPAKRRRRHIKRIAFSDSDSESDLSMEDLLKVLAEKEELLKGKDKAIEMMQEKVLLADAEMANVMLRTRREAANSQKFAIQSFAKSLLDVADNLARAASVVENSFSKIDASKDTAGAVPLLKTLLEGVDMTEKQLLEVFKKSGVEKYDPTNEQFDPNRHNAAFQVPDASKPPGIIAIVLKPGFVLHDRVLRPAEVGVTVDMANQ from the exons ATGTCGCTGTATAGGATTACTTCAGGTTTTCAGAGGACCGTCCGAAACTCATTGCTAGTTTATGCTCGCCGTCCCATCGTAATCGATTCCAATGAATTCCACTCTCTTCGTCACTATGAAAACAAG GTGGTTACCAGTGTCGTGTCATTATCACATAACTCACCCCTCAACGCATCTGTTTTTCGACGACTTGGATTCTGGTCATCTGCGTCTCCTGAAACTACTGAAACAGACGCTGCCCGGTCTAAAAACAATGGTACTCACACTAAAACAAGTGAAGATACCACCCATCCTGATAAAAAAGAAGCTTCCAGTTCTGAATATATAGAAGTAACTAATCAGAAAGTTGAATCAGATTCTAGTTCGGAATCCCAACCTGCCAAAAGGAGGAGGAGACATATTAAACGAATTGCATTTTCTGATTCAGATTCGGAAAGCGATTTATCCATGGAGGATCTGTTGAAAGTTTTGGCAGAAAAGGAAGAACTGCTGAAAGGGAAGGACAAAGCAATTGAGATGATGCAAGAAAAAGTTCTCCTGGCTGATGCTGAAATGGCGAATGTCATGTTAAGGACAAGACGTGAAGCAGCAAACTCGCAAAAATTTGCTATACAG AGTTTTGCAAAGAGTTTACTGGATGTTGCAGATAATCTGGCTAGAGCTGCTTCTGTTGTTGAAAACAGTTTCTCAAAGATTGATGCGTCTAAAGACACTGCTGGAGCAGTGCCCCTTCTCAAAACACTTCTTGAAGGTGTTGACATGACGGAAAAGCAACTTCTAGAG GTATTCAAAAAGTCCGGAGTGGAAAAATATGACCCGACAAATGAGCAATTTGATCCTAATAGGCATAATGCAGCATTCCAAGTTCCAGATGCTTCTAAGCCCCCAGGCATTATAGCTATCGTTCTGaag CCAGGATTCGTGCTGCACGATCGAGTTCTTCGGCCAGCTGAAGTAGGCGTAACAGTAGACATGGCTAATCAGTAA
- the LOC131329594 gene encoding glyoxylate/succinic semialdehyde reductase 2, chloroplastic-like isoform X2: MGSPMTQNLINAGCDVAVWNRTESKCNPPLSRWVQSKAATNKNALTRQPSSISHLNLDTGLTGCDDNDESDMKNQGGEVG, translated from the exons ATGGGCTCACCAATGACTCAAAATCTTATAAATGCTGG GTGCGACGTTGCTGTTTGGAATAGGACGGAGAGCAAATGTAATCCCCCCCTATCTCGCTGGGTGCAAAGTAAGGCA GCAACCAACAAGAACGCATTGACCAGACAACCCTCAAGTATTAGCCATTTGAATTTGGATACGGGCTTGACTGGTTGCGATGACAACGATGAATCAGACATGAAAAACCAAGGAGGCGAAGTTGGGTAG
- the LOC131329596 gene encoding mitochondrial pyruvate carrier 4-like isoform X1, whose product MAGSKIQAFWNHPAGPKTIHFWAPTFKWVISIANVADFSKPPEQLSYPHQTVVAISGLIWSRYSTQIIPKNLNLVSVNLTMAATGFYQLSRKIQHDYYPEPEPAEAKE is encoded by the exons ATGGCTGGTTCTAAGATCCAAGCCTTCTGGAACCACCCTGCTGGCCCTAAAACCA TTCACTTTTGGGCTCCAACATTCAAATGGGTGATCAGCATCGCTAATGTTGCTGACTTCTCAAAACCACCTGAACAGCTCTCCTATCCTCATCAAACTG TTGTTGCAATCAGTGGACTCATTTGGTCTCGCTACAGCACGCAGATCATCCCC AAAAACTTGAATCTTGTTAGTGTCAATCTCACAATGGCTGCGACGGGCTTTTATCAACTGTCACGCAAAATTCA GCATGATTACTATCCTGAGCCAGAACCAGCTGAGGCAAAAGAATGA